The genomic segment gagagagagggagagaaacatcaatgtgtgtttgcccctcacatgccccccactggggacctgccagCAACCcatgcaggtgccctgaccaggaactgaaccagcaaccctctggttcacaggccggtgctcaatccaccgagccacaccagccagggcaacatttaataatatttttaattcctaaTCAACTCTGTCTCCCTACAAAATAAGGCCCTCTGCAGAGAACACATCCACTTTAGGGGCTGGATATATAGGCTCTGGACTCAGATAGTGTAAATTCCAACCCTTGCtttaccacttactagctatgtgaccttagaCAAAATCCTTTACCTCTGTACCTCTCTGAAATGGAAATAACATTACCCCATCTCAGGAggttttatgagaattaaatgtgtaCCTTAATCTTATCAGTCACAATCTAATATGCGTTTTTCATTACTTTAGTTTTCGTgtgccctttttaaaattttttttaatttactgattttgagagagagagagagaaacatctatttgttgttccacttatttatgcattcattggttgattcttgtctctgccctgactagggatcaaatccacaaccttgaaGTGTTGGGACGACCCTCTAGCCCATttagcaacccagccagggcctttttaaCATAAAGGAGACAATAAGAATTACCAGAGTGCACTGCATGTAGTAAGGATAAGTACCATTTTGCAAAATTTTGTTTCTGGTACATACATGGTGCACATATATCTGCTACTATGTAAGTTATTTCTTACAGTGGTTTGCTCCTAAAAATGTGAGAGCCACTGAAATAACACACAAAGCTTcgaagtgtctggcacatgggaAGCTCTTAGTTCTGTCACTGTCATCGTTGCTGTCATGTACCTACCTATTAGAGTTGTTTGCAGGATTATATAAGGCAATGTGAAAGCACTTTGGAAAGTCTGATATGTGATATTAATGTAAGTTGGAGGAAACAAAAagcctttttctccatttctaacaCTCACATAAGTAGAACCCTGTTTAGGCACATATTTGTTGCTTGGCCCACAAGTTACTTGTTACACTGAACTGAAGTGTCCGCAGACTATGATTTATCTAACACTCTGTCATGCTCTGTCAATATTTGCAGAGAACCGGAGGCTTGGCGCCAGtgtaaaattacttatttttacctggttggggtggggaaggcagtCATGCCTGTTGGTAGCTAAAGGGAGCAGGTGAGTCATACAGAGAAATTGCTCGCTCCAGAGCCAGGGAGACAGACTCAAATCCTGCCCCAGATGAGGCAGGACTGACAGATACTAGAGCAGTTCAGCAGGGTTGAATCACTTCCCCCTCCCTATGCTCATCTGGACGCCTGTAAGAAAGTAACATTTGAGCCCATTACAGGTATAGCTCACACCAGGAAATTCTGGGAATCCCCAAACATGTACAAATAGGGGGCAAATACCCACCAAAAGATTACCTGAGGGATTCCTTTAAATCACAAGCTCACCTAAACATTCAAATAGCATTTAAATTCTAGAATcctaatttacagaaaaattgggaTATTTGCTCACCAATAAGGAAATAAGAAGGTCTGGATTCCATTCTtgacactgtgtgaccttgaattaATCACTTCATCTCCCTGGGCCTAAGTGAACTcgtctgttaaaaaaaaaaaaagagaaagaaagataacaCCACCTACCTCAGAGAATCATTATAAAAATTAGGTAGTATGCAGTAAAATGTCTAGCACAGGATCTGGCACTCGTAAATGCACAATATATGCCTGTCCCTTCTAGATTAAAAGTGAACACCAGTTGTGGGAAACCGAGGTTCACTGTCCAGCTTGCCCGTGAAAAAAATCAGAGGCATCCTAATCTCTCCACggaaactgttttaaaaaatatataaggtcATTTCTTGAACTTTCCAGCACAGTAGCCTGTGCCAGAAGACTAGGAAAGCAGTAATTTCCCCTCTTATTCCTTAAGGCAGTGATttctaaatgtttgttatttGAGGGTCCAAGTTACCCGTTGGTACCGGCCCCCGCTAtgcattaaatttaaaatgggCGAGAGACACGGTATCATGCCTACATTTTACAGTACATATTCGCGGTTCAAATTAAtgagaaaggaattaaaaatcgCTCCCGCCCTTCCCCCAAGTTTTGGACCCCGCGATGGGAATTGTTATCAGCGTGCTCGAAAGACTCGCTGCGCAGGGAGGGTCCCCGGCCACAGGCACGGGGGAGGGCAGAATGACGAGAACGCGTTCTAGGCCATTCTTGCCCACCCCAATTTCTCGCTGGCGGCGAAACCGGGCCACGTGTCGCCATTTTGTGTTAAGGAAACATGGCGACTACCCCGATGAGGAAGGGGGCGGGAGGCAGAGCGACCGCCACGTTGGCCGCTTTCCCTGAGGGAGCCTCAAACACATTGTGCACACCGCCTTTTCTGTCTGGCTGAACtgaagggcaggggaaggggcaaaAGTCACAAGTAGTACACCAGCAGCCAGAGCGGCCTTTCTCCTTCAGCAAGGAAAATGTGCAGTTGCGCCAACAGCAGGAAAGGCTTTCCAAAATGGCGGCCCCGCCGGGGGCCACCCCCGAAAGTGCGGAACTCGGCCGCTGCACCAAGGGCGGCGAGGGCTGCAAAGCCGTGCGGAGCGCAAGAGCACAGGGAAAGCCACAGGAGCTCCCCTAAGCACTGGTCGGTAACCCCTGAGTGAATGCGGCCCACAAGAGGGACACCATTGTTTTAAATGTCTGAAGAGGCTGCGGTGACTAAAGCGACACTAGGGCAGGAGGTGGGGTTTCTGTGCGTTTACCGAAATAAACTTGCAAAATGCAAACAAAGCATTATGTAAATGGACGCCATTCTTTTTAGGGCCACGTTTCTAGCACTTAGCAGAAACCACGAGCAAAGCCGCGACTCCAGTGGGGGGGATCAGTCTTCCTCGTCTCCAGCCACCACCCCCGAGCCTGGGCCCGAGTGGCGGCTGGCACCCAGTGCCCAGACGCCGGAGACTAAGGAGCCCCACGTGCCCGCCcgcgcgcccgcccgccccgcaGCCTCGCCTCGCCTCGCCTCGCCTCCCTTCCCCCCCGGAAGACCGCGGCtgcccctcccattcccccacgCCCTCGCGCACGCGCCCTGCTTGCCTCACGCGCACGTTTTAAACCCGCGGCGTCCCAGCTGCTGCCTGCAGTTATCGCCGGGTCTGCCCGTGTCCCTCCGCATCCAAGCCCATTTCGCAGGGCAGTAAAATAACGTGTCGTCTCCATTTACATCACTAATATTGCCAAGCATCTGCCAGTGCCACTAGAGTTAATAAAGTACATGTTCGTTTTAAAACTTTGCCGGACTCACAGCTTCTGCCCGTCGGAGCTTTATATTCAATGCCAGGttgttaaaaagatttttgtaaaACTACCCTGTGGAGGTTGGCGTAATCTTGTGACCTAAAAAACCACGGGTCCTGATTTTTTTCAAGGGGTCCTGCGCAGCAAGCACTTCCGGGGTCAGAGGGTACGCGGAGTTGAAAGCGGGCTTCCCGCCCCGCCCAGACCGCCGAGGCTGCCGCCGGAGTCGCCACCGCCGCGCCctcgcccacccgcccgcccgccgctCCCGGCCCTGCTCGGCCCCGCTCGCCCCCTCCACCGCCGCCGCCCGCCCCTGCGACGACGCCGAGGCCTCCCGCCCGTGCCCGCTCGCTCCCGCGGCCCTCGCTCGCCTCGCGCCGGCAGTTTTGGGCctacacctcccctccccccgccagccACCAAAGACTTGACCACGTAACGAGCCCAACTCCCCCGAACGCCGCCCGCCGCTCGCCATGGATGCCGGTGTGACTGAAAGTGGACTAAATGTGACTCTCACCATTCGGCTGCTTATGCACGGAAAGGAAGTAGGAAGCATTATTGGGAAGAAAGGGGAGTCGGTTAAGAGGATCCGCGAGGAGAGTGGCGCGCGGATCAACATCTCGGAGGGGAATTGTCCGGAGCGAATCATCACTCTGACTGGCCCCACCAATGCCATCTTTAAGGCCTTCGCTATGATCATCGACAAGCTGGAAGAAGATATCAACAGCTCCATGACCAACAGCACGGCGGCCAGCAGGCCCCCGGTCACCCTGAGGCTGGTGGTGCCGGCCACCCAGTGCGGCTCCCTTATTGGGAAAGGCGGGTGTAAGATCAAAGAAATCCGCGAGAGTACGGGGGCCCAGGTCCAGGTGGCGGGCGATATGCTGCCCAACTCCACCGAGCGAGCTATCACCATTGCTGGCGTGCCGCAGTCTGTCACCGAGTGTGTCAAGCAGATCTGCCTGGTCATGCTGGAGACGCTCTCCCAGTCTCCGCAAGGAAGAGTCATGACCATTCCGTACCAGCCCATGCCAGCCAGCTCTCCGGTGATCTGCGCGGGCGGCCAAGATCGGTGCAGCGACGCTGCGGGCTACCCGCATGCCACCCATGACCTGGAGGGACCACCTCTAGATGCCTACTCGATTCAAGGACAACACACCATTTCTCCGCTCGATCTGGCCAAGCTGAACCAGGTGGCAAGACAACAGAGTCACTTTGCCATGATGCACGGCGGGACCGGATTCGCCGGAATTGACTCCAGCTCTCCAGAGGTGAAAGGCTATTGGGCAAGTTTGGATGCTTCTACCCAAACCACCCATGAACTCACCATTCCAAATAACTTAATTGGCTGCATAATCGGGCGCCAAGGCGCCAATATTAATGAGATCCGCCAGATGTCCGGGGCCCAGATCAAAATTGCCAATCCAGTGGAAGGCTCCTCTGGTAGGCAGGTTACTATCACTGGTTCTGCTGCCAGTATTAGTCTGGCCCAATATCTTATCAATGCCAGGCTTTCCTCTGAGAAGGGCATGGGGTGCAGCTAGAACAGTGTAGGTCCACTCATAACCCTTTCTGCTGTTTTCCCATGATCCAAATGTGTAATTTCTGGTCAGTGATTCCaggttttaaataatttgtaagtGTTCAGTTTCTACACAACTTTATCATCCgctaagaatttaaaaatcacattctctGTTCAGCTGTTAATGCTGGGatccatatttagttttataagctttttccctgtttttagttttgttttgggtttttggctcatggattttatttctgtttgtcgATAAGAAATGTAAGAGTGGAATGTTAAGAAATTTCAGTTTAGTTCTGTAAtgtcaagaatttaaaaattaaaaaatggattggTTAAAAAATGCTTCATATTTGAAAAAGCTGGGAACTACTTTgttggtgcttttttttttcccccttcccttttaGTGTTAGTCACTTGCAGGGAGAAGGCTGGGCCCATCCGTGGTATTCCCTGAAGCTCTTTTCACCTCATTGGTAAGATTCCATTTCCTCTATCCCAACAAAGGAACGCTGCAGGTTGGGCCTCCTTTGGGATGTTTGCAGAGACAGGTTCTCTCCGGGAGAGTAACATCCCTCCACCCAAGTTCCACAGATAGGCCGCTGCCCATTTCTCTGGTAGAAAACGTGTTTTCTCAGACATAAAAAGTATTCCTACTCAATAGGACCTCTGAATGGCCCTGTGTCCTCCCGTCTAACCAGCTTTATCCCCACCCCCAATCTCACTTGGAAAACTCAGCCAGGAACAAAAAAATGTTCTGAGGTGGGAGGAGCCCCAGGggacccggggtgggggggggaggcagggaggaggcggctgggggggcagggggaggggcaagggtgGGTGGGTTTGAGGGCTTGGAAGAGGACAACTGCTACGGGGTGGTTGGTGGTAGAGCCAAAGGGGTCTTGGTTAGACTGCAGAACTGAATGGGGGATGGTACCAGCGGAGCACACGTGTCAAGAATGCACCTGTGGCAAGCAGCCTGTCAGAGGATGTTATTACACCTGCCAAGTGGCGTATCCAGAAACAAAAGAGGCCCAGCTTCTAATTCTTCAGCTGTGTGCAGTATTTAGAGAAATTATTATACCAGGAGATAATCCTGCCTAAATTGGGCGGTCCTCGTAGGCAGGAATGTAGTAGACTGATCATTGGCTCTTACGGCCTAAGAATGACCTTGGAGTTAAAAATGCGGATTTGGGTCCTGCTCCAAATTTATTCAGAAGGCTGCATCTTTAACACTACCAAAGGTTCTTAGATTTGAGTGCCACTGGTTTTCTTCACTAGTGGATTGGGAAGGTCCTGCGGTGAAGGCCTAATAGCCTCAAGTCCACATCAGCCAGTAAGGATAAGGCTGGACCTGATGAGAAGAAAAATTATCATTAGGCAAAGATACACTAGAAACAACAGTACAATAGATTAAGTGACAAAGTGTAGTTCACACCCTAGGCACTGGAGGAGATCACTAACAGTTAAGGAAAATTCCAATGGAAGAAGAATTTTATCcacaataaatatatgttgagaCTTAACTCTCTCCAGGGTATCTGCTCCTTTTTTCTGAAGTACAGACCTGGTTCTGAGAGTCCTTGGAGGTAAAATTGGGGGTCTTGCATGCATTTACACTCTACTCTGAAGTCAGGCATGCAGTCACTGAAAGAAGCCCAAATTCTGGAGGAGTTCAATTGGGCAAATCACTCTGCATCAGCATAAAATGATGGTGGTAAAAATACTCATCTCCTgggctagtaaaaaaaaaaaatgagagcacATACATAAAGCAGAACAGCTCTTAACAACACGGTAAACTTCAATATACTTTAGGTTGCAAAAAGCTAAAAACCCATTTCTGCCCACAATACCTCTGGGCACAGAGGATAGATATTAAAAAGTAGAGAACAAAGCAGTTTGTCCTAAATGATAAGGTTGAAATAATACAGTTGGACTGAGGGGCCAGGACAGGTAAGGAAGGACCTACTGGAGACCCAGAAAAGGGTTTGATATCTCCCGGGAATGATATGCACAAACCACATTTGTGTAGGGTAAGGAAGGAATGAATCACTAGACTGGCCCCTCACACACCAAGCCAAATAGCTTGGGAGGAGTCCCTGAAACATGCTGGGTTTAACATTTGAACATCTACATGCAAAATACTTTGAACTAAAACTTGATGTTTTGGTACAATTGGAAGCTGTGTAGTAACTCAGAGCATGGTttgtgagggagggaagggaaggtgaaggAGGCCACTAAATCATTTGAAGCTAACTTATAAACAGCCTTGAATGCCATAATAAAGGGTTTGGGCTTTATCCTAAAAACGAGTGGTCtgcaaactttttaaaagtgtacCCCTTTGGTAATAAGTCTTTAGCATATACCTTATTACATGTTTGTTTGTAAAGTACCTATATGGATACTAGTCATGCTTATTTATACACCATATACAAGCATAATCTAAATATATACCAGTATATCAGAAACCACAAAAACGTAAGataaaacaaattgaaatttaatttttaatagttattttaccCCTTCTCCCCAATCATTTTAGAGAGCACTTCAAAGGAATACTAGAGAAAACAATTTCAATGCTATAGGTTCCTTGCAGAGTGATGGGGAGAAGCCAAATTGCACCAAGAAAGGAGGGCCTGGGGGGTGAGGCAATGGAGACAGGAGTGTAGATGCTCAAATACTTGATGgtgcaaaggagagaaagaaataggacAACCTGAGGAGGAAGAATTGGGGAAATGGGTTTGGAAATGGCTTTCTTGAAAGGATCCTCACTAAGGGCAGCTAATAGGGAATCAATAGAAGGCTCTGGATAGGGGAGGGTCCAGGCCAGCTTGACTATTAGAATTTAATTCACTTTGTCCTCACTCCGATGGGGACTTGCATTTCAGgactcctctcttttctctttgggtCAGCTTAAGTATATCCTGTCCTGTTTTAGATTAAGGACTGGAAATCAATGAGCCCCCTCTGCAGTTGCTGTGTTTCTTGTCACAGCCCCATTCCTTTCACCAGCTGCTAGGCCACAGCCACTGCCACGGCCAGGAGTGTGTCATTTCTCTAAACATTGGCAACACCTGCTGTGTCGTTGCTAGAGAGTTGTGCTACATGTTCTAAAGGCTGGTATCCCTCCCAGACCCCTCACCCCACTCAACATACACCACCATATATGTACACCGCCACCACATGCCCCACCCCAGGAAGCAGTTGGGACAATGAATCACCACTGTTAAGTTCACCCCTAGAATAGCTGCTTATTTTTTGTCACTTGTTTGCCAACAGCTTGAGGTTTGTGAGTTGCACTCATCTCCTCCCTGATACTCTTGGCTACCCCAAGAAGTGAGCCACATACTGTCTACCATCTCTATAACCTCCTGCCAATGAGACAGAACCCAGCCAGACATATAAATAGGCAGTCACCACCAGAGAAGGCTCTACTGCCAAGTCTTCAGGACACCTTGCCTGGCCTGGCCACCTGCGAGGCCTTCCTAAAATTCCAGTCTGACCACATTACTCCCCTGTTTAAAGGCCATCAAGTCCCACCTCCACCCATGGTCTGTAAAAGAAAAGCCACACTTCTCAACACTGCTCACAGACCCTTCAGGATCTGTTCCCACCAGCCTCACTCAGCAGGGCAAGGCCTCTCGTACAGAATGACTTGTAGTTCCCCAAAGTCATTCTGTTCGGTATTCTTGCACTTgggaaataattatttctttgtcaTTCTGATCCTGGCTGCCCTCTTCTTTGTTACCTACTTGGGGTGCTAGGGCttctactcttttttaaaagattttatggatttatttttagagagggggaagggagggaggaagagagggagagaaacatccatgcaaaagagaaacatagtttggttgcctcctgtatgtgccccaaccagggaccgaacctgcaacccaggcacgtgccctgacccagaatcaaactaGTGACATTATGCTTTGTGGTACAAagctcaaccaactaagccacactggtcagggcagggcaCCAACATTCAGCAAGGAAAATTACACTCTGTTGAGGATCCAGGAGACTGAAGTCTAGTCTTAGCTCTTGTATCAACTCCCTGGGTGATCTTGGACAAGCTGCTCCCCCTTTCTGGTTCTTAGCCTTGCATCTAAGAAGAGGGGATAAAATAATACCCACAATTCTCTGGCCGCCTTGGGAAATAATGCTGCCTTTGTGGGTATCCattcctgcttctgcctcctgccACAATGCTGTCTTCTGATACACAGACCTTCCCTAAGTACACTAAGAGAGAAAAACGGAAGTTAAAAAAACTGGCAGCAACGAGCCCCAGCTTGGCATTTTGGGTAACTACTCATGAGGGTTTGATTGaggaggaagcagaaaaaaaagaactaccaGAGAATTTTGCTCTGAACACCTTTGAAGGTGCTGCCATTTTTAGACTTcatggggcagaggagagggcagcagaggggaAGGCAAAGTGGGCATGCCAGAGTTACCTGGAGGCAGAGTTAGCCCCCTAAGCACCCCCAAGCCCctacctccccttcccctgctgtCATGCTCTAACTGTGAGGACTCCGTGAGAGGACTCTGACTCCCCTGAGTGTCCCATGGACCTGTGTCCACTGAAGTAGGGAGAGGGTGACTATAGCTgccccccctctcctcccaggactCCAGACATCTGCCACCAGGCCGAGTTCACCTTGACCAAGAGCTGAGGCAGCTGTACTTCAGTGACAGCACACACTGCCCAGTTAGTCAAGTGGGGGGGACATCAAATTAGTTCTTCCCTGAGCAGTTCACCCACTGTGAGGAGACACAGACGCACCTTCTTAAACCTGCCTCCCTGTGAATGGAAACCTGTGTTTTCACCACTACAAAAAGCATTTGCAGCGCTTGCTCAGTGGGCCCTTAAGAGACTCTCCTCCCACTGGCTCCTGATAGGACTTTAGTGAGGTCTGATGCAATCATTTCCCAGCCTGGAACCTGAGCAGCTCCAAGCAACATCGCCAGGActggctaacatttattaaattcttacTATGTGCAAACCACTGTTCCAAGCTCTTTAAATGAATTAACTCACTCAATCTGGGGAGccctatgaggtagatattatttcGGTGCCACTTTACAggtcagaaaactgaggcacacagcaatgaggtgacttgtccaaggttacgGAGCTAGCCGGCAGCAGAGCCAGTATTTGACCCCCACACTGCTCTCTCAATCACTATTCTGGGCTGTTCCACTGGGCCGGAGAAACCGCCCCTGGGAGAGTCTATACGGACAGAGAGTCTgcactttgttttgttctgtctttaataactttattgtccaatttttcaagtaaaacagcaatacatatttttatgaaacatacatgaatatataatacataaaaatccATACCGCTAGTTAATGTCTTCTATTATGTGTTTTACATGACTCCTTCAAACCAGCATATTTgtatcactattttaaaaatagaatcatatcTACACACTAATCTgtatactatttttctttttattaaattgagaatcatttaaacatcaaaaatttaaaattatttttaaagtgtactaTTTAGTGGGTTTCAGCATATTCAAAATGTTGTGTGGTCGTCACCACTACCTCATGTCAGACGTTTTCACCAGCTCCAGTACAAACTCACACATGCTACCAGTCACTGCTCACTGCGCACCCACCCCCTTCACCCCCTGGCACCCAATAATCTACTTTCCAACTCTATGGATTTgcttgttctggacatttcatagaaTTGTATAGGAGTGGcctttgtatctggcttctttaacttagcatagtgttttcaaggtttatccatgttgcaGCACGtaccagtacttcattccttttctttcctttttttttcacagtatttATTACATCACTTTATCtccatcactattttttttatccccacccaagaacatgcttactgattttagagagagagagaaacggagggagagaaacatcaattggttgctcccacacatgccctgaacccacaacctagacacgTGCCCTAAGTGGGAatcgagcctgcaaccttttggtttataggacgatgctccagccaactgagccacactggccagggcactacttcattccttttcatggctgaatatattccattgtataattctaccacattttgttcattcatcacTTGATGGACATTTGCGTTGTTCCCttttttggcagttatgaataatgctgctatgaacattcatgtatgtctttgtatggacatatgttttcattttcttgagtatatacctaggagtggagttgctgggtcacatggttactctgcttaactttttgaggaactgctgaATTGTTTTTCACAGtcgctgcaccattttacattcccaccggcAGTGTATGGGCACATTCTAGCCCATACttgttagtttctttctttcttttttttttgtagtcatTCTAGTGGGCATGAAgtagtacctcattgtgattttgatttgcatttccctaaggatttgcatttcctttattgaatattttctttggagaaatatctattccaATACTttgccaattttaaaaattgggttatctgtctttttaatattgatttgtaagagttatttatatattttgtatactaGAGTCTTATCTGATAGATGATCGTAAAtaatttcttccattctgtgggttgtctcttaactttcttgatagtgtcctttgaaccacagaagtttttcattttgacgAAGTTAAGtttacctgtttttttcttgattgttgTCCTTTTGAtgtcataaaaaagaaaccattgcctaatccaatactaatgttttcttcttctaagagttttatagttctaTCTCCTAGActataaaacttttttaatttttactgaatttcttCCATTTAACCCCTTATACCTTCCTACCCCCTgcaaaactcttaaaagaaaatataagtataaagACCTTGGATTTAGGTCTTTGAGTtaattattcttcttttttttaaaaaaagattctatttattttatttttagagagaggggaagggagggagagaggaagggagagaaatatcaatgtgtgtttgcctctcacacaccccgaaccaggaacccagcccacaacccaggcatgtgcccggacagggaattgaaccggtgacctttcattttctaggccggcactcattccactgagccacaccagccagggctttagttAATTCTTTATGGTCTGAGTAGGGTTCCAAATTCCTTATTTTGCAGGTAGAGATACAGTTGTCCCATCAACATTTGTTGAAAGAACTATTATTTCattatatcctttttttaaaaattttatttatttgtttttagagagaggggaagggagggagaaaaagagggaaaagaacatcaatgtgtggttgccttttgtgtgccccaAACTgggcacttgccctgactgggaatcagaccagtgaccctttggttctcaggccagcactcaatccactgagccacaccagccaggggataTATCCTGTTTTTTAACATAATTAATTGTGAACATTTTCACTACAATGAATATTTTGTAGCAGTATTTCTAATTAACTGTATGTACTCCATTcactaatataatttatttaaccaatctcCTATTTACAgatatttgtttttacatttgctGTCTTAAATCATACAGTggtgaatacatttaaaaaatattttgagattcatctctgatttttttttttaggactaATTACTCAAAAGAGGAAAAGCCTGGATTAAAGGGTAGCTCCAGTTTCAAGGCTTTGGATGCATATAATTACTTAGCTTGaaagcagttctcaaacttttcccTTTACACTGTTAAAAATTATTGCAGTTTTAAATGTCTTTTGCTTATGTGGgtaatttgtatttgttttaactTTCTCAGAATTAAAGCATAGACAGatcttaaacatttatatattcattttaaaataactataatgaCACCATTAAATGCTaacaaaagtaatatattttgattacaAACAACAATTTTCGAAACAAAAACATTTAGTTagaaaactggcagtttcttttttttcccaaaactctttaatgtctggcttaatagacTATGCTGGAGTTTCATATCTTTCTGCATCCCTCTGCTGTGATATTCCACATCATCTAGCCTCTGGAAATCTGTGCACTATGCTAGtgagaaaatgagaatgaaaagggCAAACAACATCTTAGTATTACAATGAAAACA from the Desmodus rotundus isolate HL8 chromosome 5, HLdesRot8A.1, whole genome shotgun sequence genome contains:
- the PCBP1 gene encoding poly(rC)-binding protein 1, encoding MDAGVTESGLNVTLTIRLLMHGKEVGSIIGKKGESVKRIREESGARINISEGNCPERIITLTGPTNAIFKAFAMIIDKLEEDINSSMTNSTAASRPPVTLRLVVPATQCGSLIGKGGCKIKEIRESTGAQVQVAGDMLPNSTERAITIAGVPQSVTECVKQICLVMLETLSQSPQGRVMTIPYQPMPASSPVICAGGQDRCSDAAGYPHATHDLEGPPLDAYSIQGQHTISPLDLAKLNQVARQQSHFAMMHGGTGFAGIDSSSPEVKGYWASLDASTQTTHELTIPNNLIGCIIGRQGANINEIRQMSGAQIKIANPVEGSSGRQVTITGSAASISLAQYLINARLSSEKGMGCS